In one Procambarus clarkii isolate CNS0578487 chromosome 29, FALCON_Pclarkii_2.0, whole genome shotgun sequence genomic region, the following are encoded:
- the LOC138369716 gene encoding uncharacterized protein — MADPALRPAMPNAKKQSRWDSPIVDKEATALLEAVTTPSDRARLTAVQAPHAGDFFLAGPMSATGPRLDPKELRIAVDIRLAAPIHTDNKGVAAYPQVPEDNKGVAAYSQVPEDNKGVSAYPQVPEDNKGVATYPQVPEDNKGVAAYPQVPEDNKGVSAYPQVPEDNKGVAAYPQVPEDNKGVAAYPQVPEDNKGVATYPQVPEDNKGVAAYPQVPEDNKGVAAYPQVPEDNKGVSACPQVPEDNKGVSACPQVPEDNKGVSACPQVPEDNKGVSACPQVPEDNKGVSACPQVPEDNKGVSACPQVPEDNKGVSACPQVPEDNKGVSACPQVPEDNKGVSACPQVPEDNKGVSACPQVPEDNKGVSACPQVPEDNKGVSACPQVPEDNKGVSACPQVPEDNKGVLACPQVPEDNKGVSACPQVPEDNKGVSACPQVPEDNMGVSACPQVPEDNMGVATYPQVPEDNMGVATYPQVPEDNMGVATYPQVPEDNMGVATYPQVPEDNMGVATYPQVPEDNMGVATYPQVPEDIMGVATYPQVPEDNMGDSNMPSGPSGPPSTARIIVVK; from the exons CCGTTGGGACagtcccattgtagacaaagaagccacagctttgctggaggcagtaacaacccccagtgatcgtgcacgcctcacagccgtgcaggctccccatgcaggggacttctttTTGGCaggccctatgtctgcgacaggcccaCGTCTTGATCcgaaggagctccgtattgcagttgatatccgtcttgctgcccctatccacact GACAACAAGGGTGTAGCAGCATACCCTCAGGTCCCTGAGGACAACAAGGGTGTAGCAGCATACTCTCAGGTCCCTGAGGACAACAAGGGTGTATCAGCATACCCTCAGGTCCCTGAGGACAACAAGGGTGTAGCAACATACCCTCAGGTCCCTGAGGACAACAAGGGTGTAGCAGCATACCCTCAGGTCCCTGAGGACAACAAGGGTGTATCAGCATACCCTCAGGTCCCTGAGGACAACAAGGGTGTAGCAGCATACCCTCAGGTCCCTGAGGACAACAAGGGTGTAGCAGCATACCCTCAGGTCCCTGAGGACAACAAGGGTGTAGCAACATACCCTCAGGTCCCTGAGGACAACAAGGGTGTAGCAGCATACCCTCAGGTCCCTGAGGACAACAAGGGTGTAGCAGCATACCCTCAGGTCCCTGAGGACAACAAGGGTGTATCAGCATGCCCACAGGTCCCTGAGGACAACAAGGGTGTATCAGCATGCCCACAGGTCCCTGAGGACAACAAGGGTGTATCAGCATGCCCACAGGTCCCTGAGGACAACAAGGGTGTATCAGCATGCCCACAGGTCCCTGAGGACAACAAGGGTGTATCAGCATGCCCACAGGTCCCTGAGGACAACAAGGGTGTATCAGCATGCCCACAGGTCCCTGAGGACAACAAGGGTGTATCAGCATGCCCACAGGTCCCTGAGGACAACAAGGGTGTATCAGCATGCCCTCAGGTCCCTGAGGACAACAAGGGTGTATCAGCATGCCCTCAGGTCCCTGAGGACAACAAGGGTGTATCAGCATGCCCACAGGTCCCTGAGGACAACAAGGGTGTATCAGCATGCCCTCAGGTCCCTGAGGACAACAAGGGTGTATCAGCATGCCCACAGGTCCCTGAGGACAACAAGGGTGTATCAGCATGCCCTCAGGTCCCTGAGGACAACAAGGGTGTATTAGCATGCCCACAGGTCCCTGAGGACAACAAGGGTGTATCAGCATGCCCTCAGGTCCCTGAGGACAACAAGGGTGTATCAGCATGCCCTCAGGTCCCTGAGGACAACATGGGTGTATCAGCATGCCCTCAGGTCCCTGAGGACAACATGGGTGTAGCAACATACCCTCAGGTCCCTGAGGACAACATGGGTGTAGCAACATACCCTCAGGTCCCTGAGGACAACATGGGTGTAGCAACATACCCTCAGGTCCCTGAGGACAACATGGGTGTAGCAACATACCCTCAGGTCCCTGAGGACAACATGGGTGTAGCAACATACCCTCAGGTCCCTGAGGACAACATGGGTGTAGCAACATACCCTCAGGTCCCTGAGGACATCATGGGTGTAGCAACATACCCTCAGGTCCCTGAGGACAACATGGGGGATAGCAACATGCCCTCAGGCCCCAGTGGACCACCGTCAACAGCGCGCATCATAGTGGTGAAGTAA